Proteins encoded by one window of Blautia faecicola:
- a CDS encoding putative manganese-dependent inorganic diphosphatase: MRKDNKIYVIGHKNPDTDSICSAIAYADIKNRTTKGTYVAKRAGQINEETEFVLKYFHVPAPGYLPDVGTQVKDMDLHETPGAANSMSVKRAWKLMQEHNAVTLPITDKEGKVEGLITTGDIAKSYMDAYDNTLLAQARTQYRSIADTVDGQIIVGNEHGYFIKGKVVMGLSQPDTMESFIDEDDLVILGNRAEDQLCAIEANASCLIVCLGAKVGKTIQKLAEERNQVIISTPYDSFTVARLIHQSIPIKYFMKKDNLVIFRSDDFTDKIKDIMTKTRYRAFPVVNTRGKYIGTVSRRNFMSIKKKQLILVDHNERSQAVDNIEEAEILEILDHHRIGSLETFQPIMFRNQPVGCTATIMYEIYAEKYLEIPENIAGLLCAAILSDTLMFRSPTCTERDKEAAQELAKIAKIEIESFANKMFRAGSNLSSKTPEEIFYQDYKKFIVDDLAFGVGQISFMSEEELQTVKDRLMPYMEKECGKHGIKMVFFMLTNIIKESTELLCYGEGSDGLVYEAFGEKVEDSSCRLEGVVSRKKQLIPKFMNALQQ; this comes from the coding sequence GTGAGAAAAGATAATAAAATTTATGTCATCGGACACAAGAATCCAGACACGGATTCGATCTGTTCTGCGATCGCATATGCCGACATCAAGAATCGAACAACGAAGGGAACGTATGTGGCGAAGAGAGCCGGACAGATCAACGAAGAAACAGAATTTGTACTGAAATATTTTCATGTGCCGGCACCCGGTTATCTGCCGGATGTAGGAACTCAGGTGAAAGACATGGATCTTCACGAGACACCGGGAGCGGCAAACAGCATGTCGGTCAAACGGGCATGGAAACTGATGCAGGAGCATAACGCGGTAACGCTGCCGATCACGGACAAAGAAGGAAAAGTGGAAGGCCTGATCACCACCGGAGATATCGCGAAATCCTATATGGATGCTTACGATAACACATTGCTTGCCCAGGCGCGTACCCAGTACCGGAGCATCGCGGATACCGTGGACGGACAGATCATCGTGGGAAATGAACACGGATACTTTATCAAGGGAAAAGTAGTCATGGGACTCTCCCAGCCGGATACGATGGAGAGTTTTATCGATGAAGACGATCTGGTTATTCTCGGGAACCGTGCGGAAGATCAGCTGTGTGCGATCGAAGCAAACGCAAGCTGCCTGATCGTGTGTCTGGGAGCGAAAGTCGGAAAAACGATCCAGAAACTGGCAGAGGAGAGAAATCAGGTGATCATTTCCACACCGTACGATTCGTTCACCGTTGCCCGCCTGATCCACCAGAGTATTCCGATCAAGTATTTTATGAAAAAAGACAATCTGGTGATCTTCCGGAGTGATGATTTTACCGATAAGATCAAAGATATCATGACGAAGACCCGTTACCGTGCATTCCCGGTGGTCAACACCCGTGGAAAATACATCGGTACCGTTTCCCGTCGAAACTTCATGAGTATCAAGAAAAAGCAGCTGATCCTGGTTGATCATAACGAGAGATCCCAGGCGGTTGACAATATCGAAGAGGCAGAGATCCTGGAGATCCTGGATCATCACAGAATCGGTTCACTGGAGACTTTCCAGCCGATCATGTTCCGCAACCAGCCGGTAGGCTGTACCGCAACTATCATGTATGAGATCTACGCGGAAAAATACCTGGAGATCCCGGAAAATATCGCCGGACTTCTGTGTGCAGCGATCCTGTCAGATACGTTGATGTTCCGCTCACCGACCTGTACGGAACGTGATAAAGAGGCAGCGCAGGAACTGGCAAAGATCGCCAAGATCGAGATCGAAAGCTTTGCCAATAAAATGTTCCGTGCCGGAAGCAATCTGAGCAGCAAGACACCGGAAGAAATCTTTTATCAGGATTATAAGAAATTTATCGTGGATGACCTGGCATTCGGTGTGGGACAGATCAGCTTCATGTCCGAGGAAGAACTGCAGACGGTCAAAGACCGCCTGATGCCGTATATGGAAAAAGAATGTGGCAAACATGGAATCAAGATGGTGTTCTTCATGCTGACCAACATCATCAAGGAGTCCACGGAACTTCTGTGTTACGGAGAGGGATCGGATGGACTGGTATATGAGGCATTCGGAGAGAAAGTGGAAGACAGTTCCTGTCGTCTGGAAGGTGTGGTATCGAGAAAAAAACAGCTGATTCCGAAGTTTATGAATGCATTACAGCAGTAA
- a CDS encoding flavin reductase family protein has translation MAKQQWKPGNMLYPLPAVMVSVRDNEGKDNIITVAWAGTVCTNPPMVSISVRPERYSYHMIEESGVFVINLTTETLTYATDYCGVRSGKDVDKFKEMKLTCVEASQVNCGMIGESPVNIECKVVKTEKLGSHHMFLAQVVAVHADEDYMDENGRFDLNSAHPMVYSHGTYYGVGKQLGTFGYSVRKRKSKRKSRK, from the coding sequence ATGGCGAAACAACAGTGGAAACCCGGCAACATGCTGTATCCGCTTCCGGCGGTTATGGTATCGGTGCGGGATAACGAAGGAAAAGACAATATCATTACCGTAGCGTGGGCAGGTACGGTGTGTACCAACCCGCCGATGGTATCTATTTCGGTGCGGCCGGAGCGCTATTCGTATCATATGATCGAAGAGAGCGGTGTTTTTGTGATCAATCTGACTACGGAAACACTTACGTATGCGACCGATTACTGCGGTGTCCGTTCCGGAAAAGACGTGGATAAATTCAAAGAGATGAAACTGACCTGTGTGGAAGCCTCCCAGGTGAACTGTGGAATGATCGGGGAGTCACCGGTGAATATCGAGTGTAAGGTCGTAAAAACAGAGAAGCTTGGTTCCCACCACATGTTTCTTGCACAGGTAGTTGCTGTTCATGCAGACGAAGATTATATGGATGAAAATGGCCGGTTTGATCTGAACAGCGCACACCCGATGGTGTATTCCCATGGAACGTACTATGGTGTAGGAAAGCAGCTCGGTACTTTCGGGTACAGTGTGAGAAAACGTAAATCCAAGCGAAAAAGTAGGAAATAG
- the gdhA gene encoding NADP-specific glutamate dehydrogenase: MSYVDEVYENVVAKNPNEPEFHQAVKEVLDSLRPVIDANEEKYRKEALLERIVEPERVIMFRVPWVDDQGQAHVNKGYRVQFNSAIGPYKGGLRLHPSVNLGIIKFLGFEQIFKNSLTGLPIGGGKGGSDFDPKGKSDREIMKFCQSFMTELSKHIGADTDVPAGDIGTGAREIGYMFGQYKRLRNVYEGVLTGKGLTYGGSLARTEATGYGLLYLTQELLKLNGIDIAGKTAVVSGAGNVAIYAIQKAQQLGVKVLTCSDSTGWVYDPDGIDVALLKEIKEVKRARLTEYVKVRTNAEYHEGRGVWQIKADLALPCATQNELHLEDAKQLVANGTIAVCEGANMPTTLEATQYLQANNVIFAPGKAANAGGVATSALEMSQNSERLSWTFEEVDAKLKNIMINITHNMDDAAKRYGFEGNYVVGANIAGFEKVADAMLAQGIC, from the coding sequence ATGTCTTATGTAGATGAAGTATATGAAAACGTTGTGGCTAAAAATCCTAACGAACCAGAATTCCACCAGGCTGTCAAAGAAGTACTGGATTCTCTGCGTCCGGTAATTGATGCAAATGAAGAAAAGTACAGAAAAGAAGCTTTGCTGGAGCGTATCGTTGAGCCTGAAAGAGTTATTATGTTCCGTGTACCGTGGGTAGATGATCAGGGCCAGGCACATGTAAACAAAGGATATCGTGTACAGTTCAACAGTGCAATCGGACCTTACAAAGGAGGTCTTCGTCTGCATCCATCAGTAAACCTGGGTATCATCAAATTCCTGGGATTTGAGCAGATCTTCAAAAACTCCCTGACCGGACTGCCAATCGGTGGTGGTAAAGGTGGTTCTGATTTCGATCCGAAAGGAAAATCTGATCGTGAAATCATGAAATTCTGCCAGAGCTTTATGACAGAACTGAGCAAACACATCGGCGCAGATACCGACGTACCGGCTGGTGATATCGGAACCGGCGCAAGAGAGATCGGTTACATGTTTGGTCAGTACAAGAGACTGAGAAACGTATACGAAGGAGTTCTGACAGGTAAAGGACTGACCTATGGTGGATCTCTGGCAAGAACAGAAGCTACCGGTTATGGTCTGCTGTACCTGACACAGGAACTGTTAAAATTAAATGGTATCGACATCGCAGGAAAGACTGCAGTTGTATCCGGTGCAGGTAACGTAGCAATCTACGCAATCCAGAAAGCACAGCAGCTGGGGGTAAAAGTTCTGACCTGTTCTGATTCTACCGGTTGGGTTTACGATCCGGACGGAATCGATGTAGCACTTCTGAAAGAGATCAAAGAAGTGAAGAGAGCAAGACTGACAGAGTATGTAAAAGTTCGCACAAACGCTGAATACCATGAAGGAAGAGGTGTATGGCAGATCAAAGCTGATCTGGCACTGCCATGTGCAACACAGAACGAACTGCATCTGGAAGATGCAAAACAGCTGGTAGCAAACGGAACCATCGCAGTATGCGAAGGTGCTAACATGCCTACCACTCTGGAAGCTACACAGTATCTGCAGGCAAACAACGTAATCTTTGCTCCTGGTAAAGCAGCAAACGCCGGTGGTGTAGCAACATCCGCACTGGAAATGTCTCAGAACAGCGAGAGACTGAGCTGGACATTCGAAGAAGTAGATGCAAAACTGAAAAACATCATGATCAACATCACTCACAATATGGATGATGCAGCAAAACGTTACGGATTCGAAGGCAACTATGTAGTAGGTGCCAACATCGCCGGATTCGAAAAAGTTGCTGATGCTATGTTAGCTCAGGGTATCTGCTAA
- a CDS encoding DNA polymerase Y family protein produces the protein MDRIIFHIDVNSAYLSWSAIDLLQANPDSVDIRTIPAIIGGNRKTRHGIVLAKSLPAKNMYHIHTAEPVANALKKCPTLTIVPPDHDSYSRHSKQFVGFLRTLTPEIEQVSVDECFLDYTSIASRFSSPEEGAAYIRNYIYSHFGFTVNVGISSNKVLAKMASDFEKPNKTHTLFPEEIQQKMWPLPISSLFMAGHASVAVLQKLEIRTIGDLAKMDPAILTMHLKSHGKMLWKYANGIDNSTLESEPSQAKGIGNSTTLASDLTTAQEAYPILLQLSTKVGHRLEKAGQSANNLCVEIKYATFEKYTRQMPLSSPTQDGKKLYRAACHLFDTLWNGNPIRLLGVRAGKLTDADEPVQLDLFSYDPKAIEKEQKMERAMDKIREKFGKDLIQKGIH, from the coding sequence ATGGATCGCATCATTTTTCATATCGATGTCAATTCCGCATATCTGAGCTGGAGCGCAATTGATCTCTTACAGGCAAATCCGGACAGCGTGGATATCCGGACGATTCCCGCGATCATCGGCGGCAACCGCAAGACCCGCCATGGGATCGTTCTGGCAAAGTCTCTGCCGGCAAAAAACATGTATCATATTCACACCGCAGAACCGGTGGCAAATGCTCTGAAAAAATGTCCGACACTCACTATCGTTCCTCCTGACCACGACTCTTACAGCCGCCACAGCAAACAGTTTGTCGGTTTTCTCCGCACACTGACACCGGAGATTGAACAGGTCAGTGTGGACGAGTGTTTTCTCGACTACACTTCGATCGCTTCCCGTTTTTCCTCACCGGAAGAAGGGGCTGCCTACATCCGCAACTATATTTACAGCCATTTCGGTTTTACGGTCAACGTCGGGATTTCTTCGAATAAAGTTCTGGCAAAGATGGCTTCTGATTTTGAAAAGCCGAATAAGACGCACACGCTTTTTCCTGAGGAGATCCAGCAGAAAATGTGGCCGCTGCCGATCAGCAGTCTGTTCATGGCAGGACATGCCTCCGTTGCGGTTCTTCAGAAACTCGAAATCCGTACCATTGGCGATCTGGCAAAGATGGATCCGGCAATCCTGACCATGCATCTGAAAAGCCACGGCAAAATGCTGTGGAAATATGCAAATGGAATCGATAATTCTACTCTGGAGAGCGAACCGTCTCAGGCGAAAGGAATCGGCAATTCCACCACGCTCGCCAGTGATCTTACGACCGCGCAGGAAGCATACCCCATTCTCCTGCAGCTCTCCACCAAAGTAGGACACCGTCTCGAAAAGGCCGGACAATCTGCCAATAACCTGTGCGTGGAGATCAAATACGCGACCTTTGAAAAATACACCCGTCAGATGCCGTTATCCTCACCGACGCAGGATGGGAAAAAACTGTATCGCGCAGCCTGTCATCTTTTTGATACGCTCTGGAACGGAAACCCGATCCGTTTACTGGGAGTTCGCGCCGGAAAGCTGACGGATGCTGATGAACCGGTACAGCTCGATCTGTTCAGTTATGATCCGAAAGCCATTGAAAAAGAGCAGAAGATGGAACGGGCAATGGACAAGATCCGGGAAAAATTCGGGAAAGATCTGATACAGAAAGGGATTCACTGA
- a CDS encoding ASKHA domain-containing protein, with product MIMDGISKKIYLELQAPTEDDNRSDQRRIQDGLKEQGIEAKVSLRVLRKLYPLCEEAEWKVTVSLAWDGQTWHGVDLEAGDTTGLHYGVAVDLGSTTVVARLVDCATGKILGETSTFNGQIPYGTDILTRIFHCQEDRGTLEILRKAAATSITTCVRELEAQQQLPENSCIAMAIGGNTTMIHFLLGMDAFCVFHTPYAVHADQPGFLPARDLELPVKGYVYIYPAKSNYLGGDIISGMVATGIYKKEKINAFFDIGTNGELVLGNRDFLLCGAGAAGPALEGGVVKTGMRAMEGAVDRVKMEDGELHCHVIGEATAKGICGSGIVDLLAELFLHGWIDIRGILQPEKSRWIVEKDGMLAVNYAPELYFYQGDIEEFIRTKAAAYTMVAIMLRESGIELSELEGFYVAGAFGKHVSKESAIAIGMYPDMERDRIIHAGNSSLEGAVCALLDRGVAKEVEEILEKMVYIQFAAVEDFLNTMVAAQALPHTDLERYPTVKEKLERLREEERAADVQKQK from the coding sequence ATAATCATGGACGGAATCAGTAAAAAAATATATCTGGAACTTCAGGCTCCGACCGAGGACGATAACCGGTCCGATCAGAGAAGGATCCAGGACGGATTAAAGGAACAGGGGATTGAGGCAAAAGTAAGCCTGCGGGTACTGCGAAAACTATATCCGCTGTGCGAAGAGGCAGAGTGGAAAGTGACCGTGTCGCTGGCGTGGGACGGTCAGACGTGGCATGGCGTGGATCTGGAAGCGGGAGATACCACCGGGTTACATTACGGTGTGGCGGTGGATCTGGGAAGCACCACCGTGGTTGCCCGTCTGGTGGACTGCGCGACAGGAAAGATCCTGGGCGAAACCAGCACGTTCAACGGGCAGATCCCCTATGGAACGGACATTCTGACCAGAATCTTTCACTGTCAGGAAGACCGTGGAACGCTGGAGATCCTTCGAAAAGCAGCGGCAACCAGCATTACCACCTGTGTGAGAGAACTGGAAGCACAGCAGCAGTTACCGGAAAACAGCTGTATCGCGATGGCAATCGGGGGCAATACAACGATGATTCATTTTCTGCTTGGGATGGATGCGTTCTGTGTCTTCCACACTCCGTATGCGGTGCACGCAGACCAGCCCGGATTTCTCCCGGCAAGAGATCTGGAACTGCCGGTGAAGGGATATGTTTACATTTATCCGGCAAAGTCCAATTACCTGGGCGGCGATATCATCAGCGGCATGGTGGCTACGGGAATCTATAAAAAAGAGAAGATCAACGCTTTTTTCGATATCGGAACGAACGGGGAACTCGTACTGGGGAACCGGGATTTTCTGTTATGCGGTGCGGGAGCTGCGGGACCTGCACTGGAAGGCGGTGTGGTAAAGACGGGCATGCGCGCGATGGAAGGCGCGGTGGATCGGGTAAAAATGGAAGATGGAGAACTGCACTGCCACGTGATCGGGGAGGCAACGGCGAAAGGAATCTGCGGATCCGGGATTGTGGATCTTCTGGCGGAATTGTTTTTGCATGGATGGATCGATATCCGGGGGATCTTACAGCCGGAGAAAAGCCGGTGGATCGTGGAGAAAGACGGGATGCTGGCGGTGAACTATGCACCGGAGCTGTATTTTTACCAGGGTGACATCGAAGAATTTATCCGGACAAAAGCGGCGGCATACACGATGGTGGCGATCATGCTGCGGGAGTCCGGGATCGAACTTTCGGAACTGGAAGGATTCTATGTGGCGGGCGCTTTTGGAAAACATGTGTCCAAAGAATCCGCGATCGCTATCGGCATGTACCCGGACATGGAACGGGATCGGATCATCCATGCGGGCAATTCTTCCCTGGAAGGTGCGGTATGTGCACTGCTGGATCGCGGTGTGGCAAAAGAAGTGGAGGAGATCCTGGAGAAAATGGTATATATCCAGTTCGCAGCGGTAGAAGATTTTCTGAATACAATGGTGGCAGCACAGGCACTTCCCCATACCGATCTGGAGCGGTATCCTACGGTGAAGGAGAAACTGGAACGGCTCCGAGAAGAAGAGAGAGCAGCGGATGTTCAGAAACAGAAATAA
- a CDS encoding DUF6783 domain-containing protein has protein sequence MCVTVCGRFFLNEGGVAGYVNRMKVKYAAKWGVRIAGMIFQTRSSLHNFNFRYHCRSTARFIRHRKHLQYNLGFFTP, from the coding sequence ATGTGCGTCACAGTTTGTGGGAGATTTTTCCTGAATGAGGGCGGCGTAGCGGGCTACGTCAACCGAATGAAGGTAAAATATGCCGCAAAGTGGGGCGTGCGGATTGCAGGAATGATTTTTCAAACACGCTCTAGTTTACATAATTTTAATTTCAGATATCATTGCAGATCCACAGCAAGATTCATACGCCACCGCAAACATCTGCAATATAATCTTGGTTTCTTTACTCCATAA
- a CDS encoding DUF6783 domain-containing protein: protein MFYLHSVDVARYAALIQEKSPTNCDAHLAESLFQTRSRACLKNKNCTKRMFHFPFS, encoded by the coding sequence ATATTTTACCTTCATTCGGTTGACGTAGCCCGCTACGCCGCCCTCATTCAGGAAAAATCTCCCACAAACTGTGACGCACATCTTGCAGAAAGCCTTTTTCAAACACGCTCTAGAGCGTGTTTGAAAAATAAAAATTGCACAAAACGCATGTTTCATTTCCCTTTTTCATGA
- a CDS encoding MATE family efflux transporter, giving the protein MKQIDFEHGKITDNILRASIPMLVAEVLSLLYNIVDRIYIARIPDVGTTALGAVGLCFPIITIILAFSNLFGSGGAPLFSIERGRKDTKEASMIMNTSFFLICVCALLLMAVGMIFAKPILLLFGSSENGLIYAYPYLMIYLIGTFPSMVSTGMNPFINAQGYATTGMFSVAIGAIANLILDPVFIFVFGLGIRGAAIATVLSQILSAAFVLYFLRKKTELKVRLLSEEEIRDCGRRAKNIISLGTAGFIMQLTNSLVTICCNNVLSVTGGDLYISVMTIVSSIRQIIDTPIHAITEGSSPVISYNYGARRPKRVFQSWLTMSVMAILYTLLAWGVILFAPRFLIGIFSSDQALLTDAIPALKLYFGAFVFQALQYVGQTMFKSLGKKKFAIFFSLLRKVIIVVPLTYILPYLFHMGSDGVFLAEPVSNVLGGSACFIVMLCTVMPELKRMAKENSDC; this is encoded by the coding sequence ATGAAACAGATTGACTTTGAACATGGGAAAATCACCGATAATATCTTGCGGGCTTCCATTCCGATGCTTGTGGCGGAGGTTTTAAGCCTGCTCTACAATATTGTGGACCGAATCTATATTGCAAGGATCCCGGATGTGGGAACCACAGCGCTTGGAGCTGTCGGGCTGTGTTTTCCGATCATTACGATTATTCTTGCTTTCAGTAACCTCTTCGGTTCCGGCGGTGCGCCGCTTTTTTCGATCGAGCGTGGAAGAAAAGATACGAAAGAGGCTTCGATGATCATGAATACCTCATTCTTTCTGATCTGTGTCTGTGCCCTGCTTCTGATGGCTGTCGGTATGATCTTTGCGAAACCGATTCTGCTTCTGTTCGGAAGTTCGGAAAACGGACTGATCTACGCGTATCCTTATCTGATGATTTATCTGATCGGAACTTTTCCTTCTATGGTTTCTACCGGTATGAATCCATTTATCAATGCGCAGGGATACGCCACCACAGGGATGTTTTCTGTAGCGATCGGTGCAATTGCCAACCTGATCCTGGATCCGGTTTTTATCTTTGTGTTCGGACTCGGTATCCGCGGTGCGGCGATCGCTACGGTGTTATCACAGATTCTTTCCGCAGCGTTTGTCCTGTATTTTCTGCGGAAAAAGACCGAATTGAAAGTCCGTCTTCTGTCCGAAGAAGAGATCCGTGACTGCGGAAGGCGGGCAAAAAATATTATCAGCCTCGGAACCGCAGGTTTTATCATGCAGCTTACCAACAGTCTGGTGACGATCTGCTGCAACAATGTACTTTCGGTCACCGGAGGCGATCTGTATATCTCCGTGATGACGATCGTATCGAGTATCCGACAGATCATCGATACACCGATCCATGCCATTACCGAAGGTTCCTCCCCGGTCATCAGTTATAACTATGGCGCACGCCGGCCTAAGAGAGTGTTCCAGTCCTGGCTCACCATGAGCGTGATGGCGATCCTGTATACACTGCTCGCCTGGGGCGTGATCCTGTTTGCACCGCGTTTCCTGATCGGTATCTTCAGTTCCGACCAGGCGCTGCTCACCGATGCGATCCCGGCACTGAAACTGTACTTCGGAGCCTTTGTTTTTCAGGCACTCCAGTATGTGGGACAGACGATGTTCAAGTCACTGGGCAAGAAAAAATTCGCGATTTTCTTCTCTCTGCTTCGCAAGGTCATCATCGTGGTTCCGCTTACCTACATCCTTCCGTATCTGTTCCATATGGGAAGTGACGGTGTCTTCCTCGCAGAACCGGTATCCAATGTGCTTGGCGGAAGCGCCTGCTTCATCGTGATGCTGTGTACGGTAATGCCGGAGCTGAAACGAATGGCAAAGGAAAATTCTGATTGCTAG
- a CDS encoding LysR family transcriptional regulator: MEIKQLEYFRAIVDEGTISGAARALHMTQPPLSYQMKMLEEELQVRLFVRGSKHIRLTEAGKALYVRAESLLTMTDITKREVIKVSQATTIHLGVTPSTVNMMAKYLVKYTNHHPDIRFVIHDGSTFTLKDELENGILDVTTLRTPIALNGFCSKLLKQEQLLAMVPQGQAEAGCRELTLEELAGHHLILSKRHRKYVLSIFEKHGLSSDVYYECEDARTAMSLAASGLGTAILPASMKDQSEKICPVPIREKELTTDVLLVWRNEEHSDVVESFIREF, from the coding sequence ATGGAGATCAAACAGCTGGAATATTTTCGGGCAATTGTAGATGAGGGAACCATCAGCGGTGCGGCCAGAGCCCTGCATATGACACAGCCGCCGCTTAGTTATCAGATGAAAATGCTGGAAGAAGAACTGCAGGTACGCCTGTTTGTACGGGGGAGCAAACATATCCGGCTGACAGAGGCGGGAAAAGCACTGTATGTGCGGGCGGAAAGTCTTCTTACCATGACCGATATTACGAAAAGAGAAGTGATCAAAGTTAGCCAGGCAACGACGATCCATCTCGGCGTGACGCCATCCACGGTGAATATGATGGCAAAATATCTGGTAAAATACACCAATCATCATCCGGACATTCGTTTTGTGATCCATGATGGATCTACCTTTACATTAAAAGACGAACTGGAAAACGGAATCCTTGATGTAACGACACTTCGTACTCCTATTGCTTTAAATGGATTCTGTTCCAAACTGCTGAAACAGGAACAATTGCTGGCAATGGTTCCACAGGGGCAGGCAGAAGCAGGATGCCGGGAACTGACACTGGAAGAACTGGCGGGACATCATCTGATCCTTTCCAAGCGTCACAGAAAGTATGTGCTGTCCATTTTTGAAAAACACGGTCTGTCCAGCGATGTTTATTATGAATGTGAGGATGCAAGAACAGCCATGAGCCTGGCAGCCAGCGGACTGGGGACAGCGATTCTTCCGGCGTCTATGAAAGATCAGTCGGAAAAAATCTGTCCGGTTCCGATCAGAGAGAAGGAACTGACGACGGATGTTCTGCTGGTGTGGAGAAACGAAGAACATTCGGATGTAGTAGAATCCTTTATTCGTGAGTTTTAA
- a CDS encoding shikimate kinase — protein sequence MKNIVLIGMPGVGKSTIGVILAKELGYQFVDADLLIQEQEKRLLKEIISEEGIEGFIAIENQVNASIEADRTVIATGGSVVYGKEAMEHLGEIATVIYLKLSYKALRKRLGNLKNRGVVLRDGQTLKDLYEERVVLYEKYADITIDEENKNLEETLQSIIDTL from the coding sequence ATGAAGAACATAGTATTAATCGGAATGCCCGGAGTCGGAAAAAGTACCATTGGAGTAATTCTTGCAAAAGAATTAGGATATCAGTTTGTAGACGCAGACCTGCTGATTCAGGAGCAGGAGAAGAGATTATTAAAAGAAATTATCAGTGAAGAGGGCATCGAAGGCTTTATTGCAATTGAAAATCAGGTGAATGCTTCGATCGAAGCGGACCGCACAGTAATTGCCACAGGAGGCAGCGTGGTATACGGAAAAGAGGCTATGGAGCATCTTGGAGAGATTGCCACGGTCATTTATCTGAAACTTTCTTACAAAGCCCTGAGAAAACGTCTGGGCAACCTGAAGAACCGCGGCGTGGTTTTACGGGACGGACAGACATTGAAGGACCTGTATGAAGAGCGTGTGGTACTGTATGAAAAATATGCAGATATCACAATTGATGAGGAAAATAAAAATTTAGAGGAGACTTTACAGAGTATTATCGATACGCTGTAA